Proteins encoded by one window of Arachis hypogaea cultivar Tifrunner chromosome 1, arahy.Tifrunner.gnm2.J5K5, whole genome shotgun sequence:
- the LOC112696732 gene encoding uncharacterized protein has product MASTSAVSMAMPLTYAGQKRVVPSSETFFKPLPLRNSKAVAVSKPSGRVQVRASMKEKVVTGLTAAALTASMMVPDVAEAAVTPSLKNFLLSIAAGGVVAVAIVGAVIGVANFDPVKRS; this is encoded by the coding sequence ATGGCTTCAACTTCAGCAGTTTCGATGGCCATGCCACTAACTTACGCAGGCCAGAAGAGGGTGGTGCCAAGCTCCGAGACATTCTTCAAGCCACTCCCACTGCGTAATTCAAAGGCCGTGGCAGTATCAAAACCCAGTGGAAGGGTTCAGGTGagggcatccatgaaggagaagGTCGTGACGGGGCTGACGGCGGCTGCATTGACGGCGTCGATGATGGTTCCTGATGTGGCTGAAGCTGCTGTCACTCCTTCTCTCAAGAACTTCTTGCTCAGCATCGCAGCTGGTGGAGTTGTGGCTGTAGCAATCGTTGGTGCCGTCATCGGTGTTGCGAATTTCGATCCTGTTAAGCGAAGCTGA
- the LOC112696741 gene encoding RING-H2 finger protein ATL52, protein MGDVLSPYTLSPPPSSSSSSTKSNIIMLYYGLAVVGTAAIALALYNYCVIRRCSRQQQPQPETTSGLVEVVVSRSMSFENSQSNLLSSFKYKKEEAEKKEKAQKEEEEEGDDDGSYDECPVCLSVFEEGEEVRKLPRCKHSFHAQCIDMWLHSHFDCPVCRTPVGPFFRRFPPETNNNNNSVEELPESGGV, encoded by the coding sequence ATGGGTGATGTTCTAAGCCCCTACACACTTTCACCCCcaccttcttcatcatcttcttcaacaAAGTCCAACATTATCATGCTATATTATGGCCTGGCAGTTGTTGGAACCGCCGCAATAGCGCTAGCACTTTACAACTACTGCGTCATCAGAAGATGCAGCAGGCAACAACAACCGCAGCCCGAAACAACAAGTGGGTTGGTCGAGGTTGTCGTGTCAAGAAGTATGAGCTTCGAGAATTCGCAAAGTAACTTGCTCTCAAGCTTCAAGTACAAGAAAGAAGAAGCAGAGAAAAAGGAGAAAgcccaaaaagaagaagaagaagaaggtgatgatgatgGTTCTTATGATGAGTGCCCCGTTTGTTTATCGGTTTTCGAAGAAGGTGAAGAAGTGAGGAAGCTTCCGAGATGCAAGCACTCTTTTCATGCTCAGTGTATAGATATGTGGCTTCACTCTCATTTTGATTGCCCTGTTTGCCGTACACCGGTGGGGCCTTTCTTCCGCCGTTTTCCGCCGgagactaataataataataattccgtTGAGGAGTTGCCGGAATCCGGTGGTGTATGA
- the LOC112696748 gene encoding vacuolar protein sorting-associated protein 2 homolog 1 — protein MSFIFGKRKTPAELLRENKRMLDKSIREIERERQGLQSQEKKLILEIKKSAKQGQMGAVRVMAKDLVRTRHQIEKFYKLKSQLQGVSLRIQTLKSTQAMGEAMKGVTKAMGQMNRQMNLPSLQKIMQEFERQNEKMELVTEVMGDAIDDAMEGDEEEEETEELVNQVLDEIGIDMNQELVNAPSSSVAAPAAKTKVPQVETAANDDAGIDSDLQARLDNLRRM, from the exons ATGAGTTTCatctttggaaaaagaaaaacccCCGCAG AATTGCTGCGGGAAAATAAGAGAATGTTGGACAAATCAATTAGAGAAATAGAGCGAGAGAGACAAGGATTACAATCACAGGAGAAGAAATTGATTTTAGAGATAAAGAAAAGTGCAAAACAAGGCCAGATG GGTGCTGTTAGAGTGATGGCAAAAGATCTTGTTAGAACAAGGCATCAAATTGAAAAGTTTTATAAGCTTAAATCACAACTTCAGGGCGTATCACTCAGGATTCAA ACTTTGAAGTCAACACAAGCCATGGGGGAGGCAATGAAAGGTGTGACCAAGGCAATGGGACAGATGAATAGGCAGATGAACTTGCCTTCTTTGCAGAAAATCATGCAAGAATTTGAGAGACAGAACGAGAAGATGGAATTGGTAACTGAGGTGATGGGAGATGCAATAGATGATGCTATGGAaggggatgaggaagaagaagaaactgaAGAACTAGTGAACCAGGTTCTTGATGAGATCGGAATTGACATGAACCAAGag CTTGTGAATGCTCCCTCGTCGTCTGTTGCAGCGCCAGCTGCAAAGACTAAGGTGCCTCAAGTTGAAACTGCTGCGAATGATGATGCCGGGATAGATAGTGATTTACAGGCAAGATTAGACAATTTAAGAAGGATGTAA
- the LOC112696750 gene encoding protein BIG GRAIN 1-like B: MLHTRQRSTTTTMVQVAASSFPQRRRTPSFSSSLLDAIYHSIDESKSHLDQHQQLGITMSTPYTTATTTKHNNHGGVERRTIKERMDLRRAVMLEDWIDKHTSSSSSSSSSECSSGRVFSSSETDTSTYNKQHKRREGGGGGGSFARTKLRAMKIYGELNQRVKQPISPGTGSRIASFLSSIFSSENVKKAKMCYVGAVEDVSFDHHSSSSKSKSPPCFSSSSASSFSTRSCMMSNNKTPPPPPSSKGKTSNNNNNKNGGVKRSVRFYPVSVILGEDSQPCGHKCIYENDPNSLGLLPLPSFKKNNNSTENDDDDDDDGMSCSSSDLFELDHLIGSSAAGIRFNEELPVYETTNLEALRFSK, from the coding sequence ATGCTGCATACAAGGCAGagatccaccaccaccaccatggtTCAAGTAGCTGCCTCATCCTTCCCACAAAGAAGGAGAACTCCTTCattctcttcctctcttctcgACGCCATTTACCACTCTATCGACGAATCAAAATCCCACCTTGATCAACATCAACAACTGGGTATCACTATGAGTACTCCCTACACTACCGCCACCACCACCAAACACAACAACCATGGCGGGGTAGAGAGAAGAACCATTAAAGAGCGCATGGACCTCCGCCGTGCCGTCATGTTAGAGGATTGGATCGACAAGCacacttcttcttcctcctcctcttcttcctccgaaTGTAGCTCCGGCAGAGTCTTCTCTTCCTCGGAAACTGACACATCCACATACAACAAACAGCATAAGAGACGAGAAGGCGGCGGCGGTGGTGGTAGTTTCGCGAGGACAAAGTTAAGGGCCATGAAGATCTACGGCGAGTTGAACCAGAGAGTGAAGCAACCAATTTCACCGGGTACGGGTAGCAGAATCGCTAGCTTCCTGAGCTCAATCTTCAGCTCGGAGAATGTTAAGAAGGCAAAGATGTGTTACGTTGGTGCAGTAGAAGATGTTAGCTTCGACCACCACAGTAGTAGTAGTAAATCAAAGTCACCACCGTGTTTCTCTTCCTCTTCTGCTTCTTCATTTTCAACAAGGTCTTGCATGATGAGCAACAACAagactcctcctcctcctccatctTCCAAAGGAAaaaccagcaacaacaacaacaacaagaatggCGGTGTCAAAAGGTCTGTGAGATTCTACCCTGTTAGTGTCATCCTTGGTGAAGATTCTCAACCATGCGGCCACAAGTGTATTTACGAAAATGACCCTAATAGCCTAGGCCTCTTGCCTCTGCCTAGTTTCAAAAAGAACAACAACAGTacagagaatgatgatgatgatgatgatgatggtatgAGTTGTTCAAGTTCAGATTTGTTTGAGTTGGATCACCTTATTGGATCATCAGCTGCTGGAATCAGATTCAATGAAGAGCTTCCTGTTTATGAAACCACCAATTTAGAAGCTTTGCGTTTTTCTaagtag
- the LOC112696764 gene encoding protein Brevis radix-like 4: MLTCIARPKKSGTGSNNESLSKTDDSDPNNKNQSMKSLTSQIKDMALKASGAYKHCAPCTAGPAGRLVRRNGESSPETDSDRFRWSYRRTGSSTRGWGKEMEARLKGISSSSGEGTPNSASGRRLEPVVLFVEENEPKEWVANVEPGVLITFVSLPRGGNDLKRIRFSREMFNKLQAQRWWAENYDRVMELYNVQRLNRQAFPLPTPPRSEDEISKLESAEESPVTPPLSRERLTRNLHRPTGMGVGYSSSDSFDHQSMQSRKLHELNGVNSTPKVSTISAAKTEISSMDASIRSSSSREADQSGDLSISNATDLDTEWVEQDEPGVYITIRALPGGKKELRRVRFSREKFGEMHARLWWEENRARIHEQYL, encoded by the exons ATGCTTACATGCATAGCACGTCCCAAGAAATCAGGCACGGGCAGCAACAACGAGTCTCTGAGTAAGACCGATGATTCCGATCCCAACAACAAAAACCAGTCCATGAAATCTCTCACTTCCCAG ATAAAGGACATGGCGCTGAAGGCGTCGGGGGCGTACAAGCATTGCGCGCCGTGCACGGCGGGGCCAGCGGGGAGACTGGTGAGGAGAAACGGGGAGTCGTCGCCGGAGACGGACTCGGACAGGTTCAGGTGGTCGTACCGGAGGACAGGGAGCTCGACGAGAGGTTGGGGGAAGGAGATGGAGGCGAGGCTGAAGGGGATATCGTCGTCGAGTGGGGAAGGCACGCCGAACTCCGCCAGCGGACGGCGGTTGGAGCCGGTAGTTCTGTTCGTCGAAGAGAATGAACCAAAGGAGTGGGTGGCGAACGTGGAGCCCGGCGTTTTGATCACCTTCGTGTCGCTTCCACGTGGCGGCAACGATCTCAAGCGCATTCGTTTCAG TCGCGAGATGTTTAACAAATTGCAAGCTCAAAGGTGGTGGGCGGAGAACTATGACAGGGTGATGGAACTTTACAATGTTCAAAGGCTTAACCGTCAAGCATTCCCTCTTCCAACACCGCCAAGGTCCGAAGATGAG ATCTCAAAGCTTGAATCAGCAGAGGAGAGCCCAGTAACACCACCACTAAGTAGGGAAAGACTAACTCGCAATTTGCACCGTCCAACAGGTATGGGAGTGGGATACTCTTCCTCGGATTCCTTCGATCATCAATCGATGCAATCCCGGAAGCTGCATGAATTAAATGGTGTTAACTCAACTCCAAAAGTCTCAACCATTAGTGCTGCCAAGACTGAGATATCGTCAATGGATGCTTCAATCAGAAGTAGCTCATCCAGAGAGGCTGATCAATCCGGCGATCTATCAATCAGCAATGCAACCGATTTGGATACCGAATGGGTTGAGCAAGATGAACCTGGTGTTTATATTACCATCAGAGCATTGCCAGGTGGCAAAAAGGAGCTCAGACGAGTTAGGTTCAG CCGAGAAAAATTTGGGGAGATGCATGCTAGATTATGGTGGGAGGAGAATCGTGCTAGAATACATGAACAATACTTGTGA